CTGTCGATCAAACCCCACGCTTCCCAGTTGAATTCCTAGCGACTTGAGGTGATGGGCATCGCGTAATTCCCGCACACGTCCAGATGCCGCCAGCAGTGCTTTAGATGGTATGCAGCCCCGGTTGACACAGGTTCCGCCCATGTCTGCTGCTTCGATAATGGCTGTTTTCAAACCACAGCTAACGGCGTGTAAGGCAGCACCGTGTCCGCCTACTCCAGCGCCTATAATCACTAAATCGTAATCAAACCCATGACTCACGTTAGTTTCCCCGTGTGCTTCGCCTATTTATTCTTAACTGACCAAGCAATCAGTGCAAGTCCCTTAATTGTAGGCTGTTGCCAAATCAATTTTATGATTTAGGCTACCAGCGAATGAATATAGATGCTCGTGAGTCCTTATTGTAGCCTAAAATACTAGTGACACTTATTTAAAAATCTAAGTATAAAAAATACAGACTACATACTATTATGTCAACTGAGCCGCGTCCTTCTTTAGAAAAACTACTGGATCGCTTGGATCATGTGCAAACCCAACGATTGCTGCAAGAACTTGTGGCAAAGCATCCAGAACTGATGGAAGAAATTTCGCACCATGTGAACCTAGTAACTACAGCAGCACCAGTTCGCCGCAATACCGTTGATCCGGCTCCTTATCGGCAACAGGTTCGGCAGATTCTCAGAAATGCGTTACGCTACTGGGAAGACGGGTACGATGATGACCCCATTGCCGAAGAATTGCTCAGTTTAGTGCAATCTGCTGTGGATTTTTGTGAACGAGGAGATGGAAATAGCACCCTAGTTATTCTGGAGGCGATCGCCTCTGCTTGTGTGGAAAATTGGGAAGATGTAGCTGACTACGGTGCTGATAACGAAGAGATTGTAACGGCATTGAATGAAGCTTGGGCTGAGGCAATTCTCACTGCTGAACTCACACCGGAAGAAAAAACCGATATCCAGGTCAAGTTAGAAAGTTGGCAGGACGAGTGGGATGCTGATTTTGGACTAGCACTAGAGGCGTTGCACCAAGGCTGGGATTACCCTCCACTGGTGCGGGTTTTTCAAGGTAATATCACATCAGAGGGAGCATGGGAGGGAGAAGCGCCAGATTACGCTGATGATTTGGCAATGATTCGGTTGAAAATTCTGGAACGTCAGGAACGTTACCAAGAATACCTGTATCTGGCACAAGCGGAAGGGCAAACGCAACAATATCTGACAATGCTTGGTCAATTAGGTCAAGTTGAGGAAGCAATTGACGCAGCACAAACCCAAATGTCCTCAATGGAGGAAGCCTTTGCCTTAGCTAAAACACTGCAAGAACAGGAGGGATTGCAGCAAGCATTACATATTGCTGAGATGGGATTGA
The sequence above is a segment of the Mastigocladopsis repens PCC 10914 genome. Coding sequences within it:
- a CDS encoding SWIM zinc finger domain-containing protein, producing the protein MSTEPRPSLEKLLDRLDHVQTQRLLQELVAKHPELMEEISHHVNLVTTAAPVRRNTVDPAPYRQQVRQILRNALRYWEDGYDDDPIAEELLSLVQSAVDFCERGDGNSTLVILEAIASACVENWEDVADYGADNEEIVTALNEAWAEAILTAELTPEEKTDIQVKLESWQDEWDADFGLALEALHQGWDYPPLVRVFQGNITSEGAWEGEAPDYADDLAMIRLKILERQERYQEYLYLAQAEGQTQQYLTMLGQLGQVEEAIDAAQTQMSSMEEAFALAKTLQEQEGLQQALHIAEMGLKLPGNCQYDFGTWTSDLAEGLGDKPAALSAKKAAFLALPSFADYQKIEDLAGESWASVKTELLERLHTYGGWGTEEAKVDIFLHEGLIDDAIATVTELSSYHSTVIYRVMDAAIPHNPDWVIANALRRAESIMDAGKAEYYHHAIEWLKKVRAAYLESGRKADWSKYRAELVQSHARKRKLMELFKQRGME